One window of Branchiostoma lanceolatum isolate klBraLanc5 chromosome 6, klBraLanc5.hap2, whole genome shotgun sequence genomic DNA carries:
- the LOC136437005 gene encoding uncharacterized protein isoform X2: MRVLGVIVLGCVALLSSSSSALGSNQKQAEVVDKLENRLLQILLAAGDKEGQQDLSEWRNREGCRWIGTGPFCYPRDCNSWEYQAESSPCEAAGIKKKCCAGADPAHSFVPVKGR, translated from the exons ATGAGGGTTCTCGGCGTCATCGTGCTTGGATGTGTGGCACTCCTTTCTTCTTCCAGTTCAG CTCTCGGCAGTAACCAGAAGCAGGCGGAAGTGGTCGACAAACTGGAGAACAGACTTCTCCAGATATTACTGGCAG CTGGTGACAAGGAAGGGCAACAAGACCTGTCTGAGTGGAGGAATCGTGAAG GGTGCCGCTGGATAGGTACTGGTCCGTTCTGCTACCCTCGCGACTGTAACTCGTGGGAATACCAGGCCGAGTCTTCACCTTGCGAGGCAGCTGGCATCAAGAAAAAATGCTGTGCCG GCGCCGACCCAGCTCACAGTTTCGTTCCTGTTAAAGGCAGATAA
- the LOC136437005 gene encoding uncharacterized protein isoform X1 encodes MRVLGVIVLGCVALLSSSSSALGSNQKQAEVVDKLENRLLQILLAAGDKEGQQDLSEWRNREAGGDNNEQQDLSDHEMVKRGCRWIGTGPFCYPRDCNSWEYQAESSPCEAAGIKKKCCAGADPAHSFVPVKGR; translated from the exons ATGAGGGTTCTCGGCGTCATCGTGCTTGGATGTGTGGCACTCCTTTCTTCTTCCAGTTCAG CTCTCGGCAGTAACCAGAAGCAGGCGGAAGTGGTCGACAAACTGGAGAACAGACTTCTCCAGATATTACTGGCAG CTGGTGACAAGGAAGGGCAACAAGACCTGTCTGAGTGGAGGAATCGTGAAG CTGGAGGCGACAACAATGAACAACAAGACCTTTCTGATCATGAGATGGTGAAACgag GGTGCCGCTGGATAGGTACTGGTCCGTTCTGCTACCCTCGCGACTGTAACTCGTGGGAATACCAGGCCGAGTCTTCACCTTGCGAGGCAGCTGGCATCAAGAAAAAATGCTGTGCCG GCGCCGACCCAGCTCACAGTTTCGTTCCTGTTAAAGGCAGATAA